In Paludibaculum fermentans, the genomic stretch CACGCTCTCCGGGCCGGCTCACTCTTCGCTGGATGATCGCCTGGCGAGCGGCCGGCGGCAGGCCTTTGGTTGACAGTGGACATGGGATTCCCTCCAGTGGAAGTGCGGCTCACTTTGGTTGCTACTGCACGAGGCGGTCCAAACTTCCGAACTGGCAGGATACCGCGCCGGGGGACCTCAGGCACAGCGCACCCGGCCCACGGTCTGGCCGCCATCAGCCGGGCAGGGCAGCGGGATCGCCCTCTCTCCTCGCCCAATAGGCGTCAGGTGACGAAATGAGGTCAACTGGCCCGCTCCGTCGCCCACCTCATTGTGGAAACGGCAGGCCCGGCTCGGCCCGGCCCTTCCGTCATTTCGTCTGGGATCGGGAAGATCCTGGCTCCGGGCCCGGCAACAATTGCCGGAATCCGCGCTTCGCTACAGATCCAGCGCGCATCGGAACCCAATCAACCCCGACCGGTCCTTCGCCGGCGCCATCAGCAGATACTTCCCGTGCTCATTCAACTTGTATGTATTCGGGAAGTACCACGCGGAGCCCTGCGGCCAGTAATACGACCCGCCCCGCAGCACCGCCGCGCGCGTGTGTTCGTCCGTATACTCGTCCGTCCACTGCCACACATGCCCCACCATCTCCTCCACCCCAAACGGACTCGCGCCCTTCGGATACGCCCCCACGTCGGAAGGCGCGCGCACCGTCCGTCCGGTCTCCTTGGGCGGCACCGCTGACGCATCAAATTCCGCACCCCACGGATACAGCCGGCCATCCGTCCCCTGCGCCGCGTACTGCCACTCCCACTCATGCGGCAGCCGAGCCCCGGCCCAGGCGGCATACGCCCGCGCATCCTCCAACGACACCCAGGTCACCGGCTTCTGCGCCCAGCCCTCGGGATAGTTGCCGTTCTTCCAGTCGCGCAGGAAGTTATGGTCATCCGCCGGGTGATACTGTGTGGCGTCCATGAACTTCTTGAACTGCGCATTCGTCACCGGATGCTTCATCAGGTAGAACCCGGGCATCTCCAGCATGCGCCGGTGGTGCCGCCGCGCCGACGGCTCGCCCGGATACTGAACATCCACACCCACATCGTTCCCGCCCTCGATCATGATGCCCGACACCTGAAATTCAAAGCGGCCCGCCGGGATCTTCACATACCCTTCCGGGCTCGCCGTCGCCGCGCGTGCGGCGGGAATCTCCACTCGCGTCTGGCCCAGCGCCTTCCACTCCTGCGCGTAGCTCCGCAGTTCCCGCGCCGACATCTCGCGCATGCGAGTCAGGAACGCCGGCAGCTCCGCGTCCGGCTGCGCCGTGACATAGATTGCGCCGTACCCCAGCGCCTCCATCTCGAAGTTCAACACCAGCCGCCCGCCGTCCCGCTCCGCTTGCAGTTCCCGGCCATGATAGACGTCGAAGAAGCGCAATCCAGCCGTCGCCGGCGCCTCCAGTTGACGCCCCGCCACGTCGTACGCATTGCGATTCACCAGCGTATACAGCGTACCCGCCGCACCCGGAAACTTCGTCGCGAAAATCCCATGCTGCAGCGTCGGTGTATGCGGCGCCCATTCCGGACTCACCAGCAGCGAGGCAAACTGCCGCTCAATCGTGGCGACACGCCGCAGCGCCTCCCCGTCGCGAGGCGTGATCCCGTTCCAGATCCCCCACACGTTCTCCCAGCTCTCATAGCCCACGCCGTTGAAGAACGCCGCCTGCAGTTGGTCGTTCCGATCCTTGGCCCAGCGCGCGCATATGTTCACCATGTGCCGCGGCTCCAGCCACTTGTAGCGGCTCACCCCGGGCACCCACGGATACTTCCAGTACCCCCACGACATCGTGTTCCACGCCAGTTGCTCGTCCGCCTCCAACGCCGTCTCGGGCTCCAGCACCACCGGCCGGCCCGCCTGGTCCGCGGCAGTTTTATACGACAGCGGCAGCCCGTGGAACGTGTCGCCATTGATGCCATCCGATCCGGTCTCGGCCGCAATGCGAGCGGCGGCCGCCCAATACGCCATACCCGCCTCGCGCGTGCCGGTATCCCACGGCATGGTCGGCCAGAATACTTTTACGCCCCGCTTGTGGAAGTCCGCCACCATCTGCCGCAGGCCGGCTGGGCCGCCGGGCAAATCGTAGTGAAGGTCGAACTGATTGCGGATGTCGATCCCGATGTTCGGATACACCGGCCACAGCAGGATGCTGTCAATCCCGCCGTAGCGTTGCGTCACGTCATCCAGGAACCGGTCCACCGTATACCGCCGCGTCACCGGATCGTAGAGGAACCGGTCCTCCACCATCACCTGCGGCTGAATGAAATTCCTTTGGGACCACAGTAGCTCAGGGCGGGCATACTCGGAGCCGTTGTAGCCCATGCGGATCAGCTTTTCGTGGCGCCACTGCTTGAGCTGTCCCAGCCAGTCCGCGAAATCGGCCGGCTTGGCCGGACCCGGCAGAATCTCGCCATCCGGCGGATATCGCGTATCCTGGGCCTCCAGCGGGGTCATGGTCATCAGCAGGCCCAACAGGCCCGCGGCACCCAGCGCACAATGGCAATTCATCACTTCACCATTCTGCCTCCAAGTACGCCAGGCCCGTCTGGCCCAACTCGCCACGGAAACCCGCAGCCCGCACGCGCCGCAAACAGAGCCGCGCACGCAAGTGAGCGAATAGCCCACAGCAAGGCTGCAGTCAACTCATCCGCGCGACCGTTCACTCGAGCACCAAGCTTGACATATATCCGTAACGGATATAGTATCCAAACATGCCGAAGAAGAAAACGGAGCAAGGCCCGCTCACCCCCGCCGTTCTCCACATCCTGCTGGCTCTATCCACCGGCGAGCGGCACGGCTACGGAATCATGAAGCAGGTCGAAGCGGACTCGCAGGGCAAAACGAAGATGGGACCGGGCACCCTCTACGGCTCGATGGGGCGGATGATGGAGGCCGGCCTGATCCGCGAAAGCGACAAGCGGGTTGATCCCGGGATGGACGACGAGCGGCGCATCTATTACGAGCTCACCGGCGCGGGCCGCGCTGCGCTGGAAGCGGAGCTGCAGCGCTATCGCGGCGTAGTGGCGGTGGCGGAAGGACGGACCGCATATGGCCACTGATCGCGCGGTCCGGCGCTACCGGGCCTGGTATACGGCACTGCTGCGGCTGTATCCGCGATGTTTCCACGACCGGTTCGGCGAGGCAATGGCGCAGACATTTCACGACCAGTGCCGGGAGCGCCGCAACGCCGGGCGGAGCCTCCTGGGGCTCGCCCTATGGATTTTCTTTGAGACCTCGGCGGGCATCATCAGGGAGAACACAATGCACGTGACAGAATTGCGAAAAACGATCCTGCGCGTGGCGCTGGGGGCGTTGGCTTTCTGGATGGTGCCGTTGGTGGCATCCCAGTTCGTGGAAGACTGGCACTGGGGCGTCGGCGGGTTCGTCTTCGCCTATGCCATGTTCTTCGCAACGGGCTTGGCCTTTGCCCTGATCGCGAGGAAGATGAGCGCCTGGTCGTACAAGGCAGGTGTCGCTTTAGCGCTGGCATCGGGTTTCGTCATGGGCTGGTCCACCATGGTCCACATCTCGGAATCGGAAAACCCGGCGAACTTCGTTTACTTCGGCGTGCTCGCGGTGGGCGCCATCGGAGTCTGGCTGGCGCGCCTGGAAGCGCGAGGCATGGCGCGAGCAACGTTCGCGATGGCGGCAACGTTGGCCGTGATAGCGGCCTTCGCCCTGCTGCGGTCATCGGGCGCACCCTCGTCGGGGCCAGTGTGGGATGTCGGAGTCGCGCACGGTGGGTTCGTGCTCTTGTTCGCCGCGTCCGGTCTGCTGTTCCGGCGCGCGAGCTTGGCGGAACTGAAGTAAGGGCCGGCGCGAAAAACAGCTTCCAACCCTGAACCTTGCGGGGCGGCATCTATGCTGCGCGGAGCTTGAGCCTCGCCTCGTCAAGACTCTGGAAACTGCGGCATTTTTGTCGATCGAACCCTCGGTTCTTGCCGCGCAATTCGCACCTCTTGTGCCGAACCTTTGCTTCTGAACCGTTCGCAGTCGCGTTGCGGCTGCACTAAGCTGGTAGCCAGGGCGTGGAGTTTCCGAGCCGGCGGGGGCTGGTTTGATTTTGCGAAAGCGAGGGCGTGGATGTCTAAAGTTCGTGTCGCTGGATTCAGTGTCTCGTTGGACGGCTTCGGCGCTGGGATTGAGCAGAGCCTGGACAATCCCCTGGGCAAGCGCGGTCCAGAGCTTTTTCAGTGGTTCTTCCCTACAAAAACCTTCCGCGCGATGCGGGGGCAGGAAGGCGGATCTACCGGAGTGGACGATGAGTTCGGTCGACGCGCAATGGAAAACTTCGGCGCCTTCATCCTGGGTCGCAACATGTTTGGCCCGGTCCGTGGTCCATGGCTAGACGACTCGTGGAGAGGCTGGTGGGGTCCCAATCCGCCCTACCATGCACCGACCTTCGTACTGACGCACTTTGACCGGGAACCCCTCGTGATGGAAGGCGGGACGACCTTCTATTTCATCAGCGGCGGAATTGAAGAGGCGCTGAAGCTGGCAAAACAGGCCGCAGGCGACAAGGACGTCAAAATCGGAGGCGGAGTCTCCACCGTAAGGCAGTATCTGGAGGCCGGGCTGATCGATTCCCTCCATCTTGCAGTGGCACCGGTAGTCCTCGGTCAAGGGGAGCCGCTATTTACGGGGATTGACCTGCCAGCGCTGGGATTAACTGTGAGCGAACACCAAGCCACTGAGCGCGCAACTCACGTTGTGCTCACGCGGAACTAGCTAGCCCTCTAGCCTGGCCCGGGATCCCCGTCAGCGACGGCTGCGCCCCATGGCCGCCCGCGCTTCTCAGTGCTGCGATGATCCTGGGCCACCCCGAACGAATCGGCCGGAATCACCCGGCGGCGGCGCAGGTCGTTCTCCAGCGTGCTGACTAGAGAATCGGCGGCGCAGGGGTGCATCACTTTCTGCGAACGGCGACCATCTGAATCCCGTCGACCGTGATGATGCAGATGTGTCCGGCCCACGCGGTACCCGTCGCGTCGGGTCTCCCATTCCGGAGGCTAGTTCGGCCGGACTGAAGTCAGACCGGCCCGCTGACCCGACCGGTCCGGCTCGACAAGCGCCCTGGTTGGCCGCGGTTAGCCCTTCCATTTCCAACCAACATCACCGCGATCGCAACGGTTCGGATAGTCCTAACGCGAGTTCGTCTGGGAGGCATGCCGGTGGTCGAACGCCCTTTGCGGCATCGAGTGTCACTTTGAGTTAGGCACTGTTCCCGTCGGTACAAACGGCGCCTCGCCGCGGAGATGACAATCCCTGGGGGCAGTCCTCCACGGCGTGCAGGCGGCCGCTTTTTGTTACTTGCGCAGAGAGCTGAAGCCCGCGCGCATTTCCTCGGACATGAACTTCGGTTGCTCCCAGGCGGCGAAGTGTCCACCCTTGGGCAGTTTGTTGAAGTGAATGAGGTTGGGATAAGCCCGCTCGGTCCAGCTCCGCGGAGCTTGATATAGTTCGTCGGGGAAGACGCTGACGGCAACCGGGATGGAGACACCTTTGGCATTGAAATACCCCTTGCCCCAGAACTCCCAGTAGAGACGAGCTCCAGAAACCCCGGTGTTCGTCAGCCAGGCGATCGTGATGTTATCGAGAATGTCGTCGCGCGTGAGGCCCTCCGACTCGCCATCGAACACGCGCGCGATGAGCGCCAGGCTGCGAGCGTCGTGATCGAGGAAGTACGCGGCTAAGCCGACGGGCGAATCCGCAATTCCGTACAGCGTCTGCGGTCGCAGCCCCATCTGGTACCCGTAGCCGATCCCCTTCTGATAGACGAACTGCAGACGCTCGTACGCCAGTTTCTCATCGGCTGAGAGACTCGCTGGCGCCGGCGCACCGGAATAGGCCGAGCCGTCGATCTCGGCTGGATAGACGCCGGGCATGTTGGTGTGGATGCCCAGCAACTCCGGTGGTGCCAGCAGTCCCATCAGGTCGACGACGACCGCACCCCAATCGCCGCCTTGCGCTACGAACTTTGAGTATCCGAGCCGCTGCATTAACACGACCCAGGCGCGGGCAATTCGGTCCGGGCCCCACCCGGTGCTGGTGGGCTTGCCCGAGAAGCCATAACCTGGCATGTTCGGAATCACCACGTCGAACGCGTCAACCGCGGTCCCCCCGTGCGCCGTCGGGTTGGTCAGCGGTTCGATGAGCTTGAGTTGCTCGACAATCGAGCCGGGCCAGCCGTGCGAGATGATCACCGGCAAAGCGTTCTCATGCTTCGATCGCACGTGAATGAAGTGGATATCAAGACCATCGATTTCGGTGATGAAGTTCGGCACGGCGTTGAGGCGCGCCTCGATCTTGCGCCAGTCGTAGTCCGTCGCCCAGTAGCGTGCGAGCTTCTGAACGGTCGCGAGCGGCACGCCCTGCGTAAAGTCGCCGACGGTTTCCTTCTCGGGCAACCGAGTGGCGACGATGCGTCGGCGCAAGTCGATCAGGTCTGCCTCGGGGACATTCACCTGGAACGGGCGAATCGCCGCTGAGCCGGCCAAGTTTGCTAGCTTTGCTGTTGTCATTACTGTCTCCTTCGCAGCCACTTCGCAGCCGCGTGTTGGCATGACTCAAAGCACGCAATGCGCCCTTCCTAAGCCATTGCAACTGAAGGAGACCCGACTTGGAATCAACTGGTGAATATGGCGACGATGGTGATTCTGGTGAATTTGGCGGATCTTGCGGGGCTTTCAGCGAAACTTAAAATCCGTCTTGCGGATGCCCAACGCCTTGATGCGATGGTCAAGCGTCGACGGTGGCACCCCGAGCTTCGCCGCAGCCCCCAAAGTTCCAGCGACTCGGCCTCGGCATTCTGCGAGCGCTGCCTCGATAATCTCCCTCTCCCCGCGTGGCTGGCTTGGAAGGCGAGTCGGCGCCGCCCCTCGGGGACGGGGCTGCGCCGGTCGCGTCGACAACCAGGCCGGGTCGACGGCAAACACCTCGCCTGCGCCCACAATTACGGACCGCTCGATGACGTTCTGCAACTCACGGATGTTGCCCGGCCAGTCGTAGTGTTGCACCAACTCCAGCGTCTTCTTGTCAATCGAGTTGAAGCGCTTGCCCGACCGGGCCGCGAAGCGTTGCACGAAGTACTCGACGAGCATCAGGATGTCATCTGCTCGTTCCCGGAGCGGCGGCACCTCGATCGGAAAAACATTCAGGCGATAGAACAAATCCTCCCGGAAACTTCCGTTAGCCACGGCGGCCGTCAGATCGCGGTTGGTCGCCGTAATGACTCGAACATCGACCCGAACCGTCTGCGCGCCTCCAACCCGCTCGAACTCACGCTCCTGCAACGCTCTGAGGAGTGCCACCTGGGTATCGAGAGGGAGTTCACCCACTTCATCCAGGAAGATCGTGCCGCCGTCGGCCATTTCGAACCGGCCCAGCCTCCTATGGAGGGCGCCTGTGAAGGCTCCTTTTTCATGACCAAATAGTTCCGACGAAATCAGGGTAGGCGCCAGGGCGGCGCAGTTTACACTGACGAACGCGCGTCCGGACCTCCGGGATCGTTTGTGAACGGCACGGGCGATAAGTTCCTTGCCTGTTCCCGTCTCTCCGGAGATGAACACGGTGGAGTCCGTCGGCGCCACATTGGTGATCCGCGACAGTGCGGCCTGCAAAGGCTTGGAGGAGCCGACAATTTCCTCGAACATTGACACCCGGTCGACTTCGTCGCGCAGGGCCAGATTCTCCCGGTAGAGCTGATCCTTGAGAGCACTGATGCGCGTCTCGCGCTCCTGGAGATCGGTGTAGAGTCGCGTGTTCTCCATGGACATCGCGGCGCCCGAGGCCAGCAACCTCAGGACCGCCATGCGCGCGGGCGTGAACGCGTGAGGCGTCAGGCGGTTTTCAAGATACAGCACCCCCAGCAGTCTGGTCTGTTTGAGGAGAGGAAGGCAGAGCACTGAGCGAGGGCGGTGCTCGCGAATGTACTCATCTGACGCGAAGATGTTCTGACCGCCGGCATCGTGCAGGAGCACCTTCTCCTTGGTCCGCAGAACATACTGGAACACCGAACCCGGCAGAGCTACGGCTGTCACGCTCGCCTGCTGCAAGACGACATTCAAGTGATCGCTGCTCGTGGTCACCTCCGCCTCAATGCGATAATCATCCCCTCGAGGAAGAATCAGGAGACCTCGTTCGGCGCCCGCATGCTCGATGGCCGTGCGCATCAGGGTGTCGATCAGCTTCTCCAGCACGATCTCGCCCGCTACGGCTTCCGATACCTTGATCACGGTGGCCAAATCGAGGTGCTCGACTGACGTCTGGATCGTCGCGGTTGCATCGGCGACGGCTCCTTCGGTTCCAATCTGAGGATGCAGTTGCTCGAGTTGTTGAGCCTTGGCCTCCGCTCCCCAACGGCGATAACAGGCGCGGGCATCGCGGAGATAGGTCGTAGCGATCGCCTCAAAACCTCACGCGGCATAAAAGCGTCCCGCACGCTCGTTGGATACCGCCGCGTTGTGTACGGAGCCGTTGGCGTGCGCCAGACGAATCGCACTTTCGTACAGCGTCTCCGCGTCAACGACACGGCCTTCGATCCGCGCGACTTCGGCACGAACGAGCGTGGCGCGTTCCGCGAAGTTGGCAGGGCAGTGTTCAGCCCATACCTCGAGTTGGGCGTGGTGAGCCGCCAACGCATCCATTTGCAGAACCTTGCCGTCCGTCTCGGCAGACTCCACACCTCCAGCGTGGGCAAGAGCCGCATAAAAACGATAGTCCGCGGTGACGATTTGAGATGGTGCTGTCCACAGCAACCGCTGCGCCTGCTGTGCGGCAGCGACGGCCGAAGCGAAGTCGCCGGCAAAATAGCGCGCTTGCATTTTTCGTGTCCAGTAGCAGAACTCGGCGAGAGACAACATTGGATTGCCCGCCAGCTGCCGCTCCGCGTCCAGTTCGTCGTACTCGTCGTAATTCAGCGAGCCGAACTGCGCGGTGGATCCGCGAAGGGTCCGTACAAG encodes the following:
- a CDS encoding sigma 54-interacting transcriptional regulator; the encoded protein is MIKVSEAVAGEIVLEKLIDTLMRTAIEHAGAERGLLILPRGDDYRIEAEVTTSSDHLNVVLQQASVTAVALPGSVFQYVLRTKEKVLLHDAGGQNIFASDEYIREHRPRSVLCLPLLKQTRLLGVLYLENRLTPHAFTPARMAVLRLLASGAAMSMENTRLYTDLQERETRISALKDQLYRENLALRDEVDRVSMFEEIVGSSKPLQAALSRITNVAPTDSTVFISGETGTGKELIARAVHKRSRRSGRAFVSVNCAALAPTLISSELFGHEKGAFTGALHRRLGRFEMADGGTIFLDEVGELPLDTQVALLRALQEREFERVGGAQTVRVDVRVITATNRDLTAAVANGSFREDLFYRLNVFPIEVPPLRERADDILMLVEYFVQRFAARSGKRFNSIDKKTLELVQHYDWPGNIRELQNVIERSVIVGAGEVFAVDPAWLSTRPAQPRPRGAAPTRLPSQPRGEREIIEAALAECRGRVAGTLGAAAKLGVPPSTLDHRIKALGIRKTDFKFR
- a CDS encoding formylglycine-generating enzyme family protein, which codes for MNCHCALGAAGLLGLLMTMTPLEAQDTRYPPDGEILPGPAKPADFADWLGQLKQWRHEKLIRMGYNGSEYARPELLWSQRNFIQPQVMVEDRFLYDPVTRRYTVDRFLDDVTQRYGGIDSILLWPVYPNIGIDIRNQFDLHYDLPGGPAGLRQMVADFHKRGVKVFWPTMPWDTGTREAGMAYWAAAARIAAETGSDGINGDTFHGLPLSYKTAADQAGRPVVLEPETALEADEQLAWNTMSWGYWKYPWVPGVSRYKWLEPRHMVNICARWAKDRNDQLQAAFFNGVGYESWENVWGIWNGITPRDGEALRRVATIERQFASLLVSPEWAPHTPTLQHGIFATKFPGAAGTLYTLVNRNAYDVAGRQLEAPATAGLRFFDVYHGRELQAERDGGRLVLNFEMEALGYGAIYVTAQPDAELPAFLTRMREMSARELRSYAQEWKALGQTRVEIPAARAATASPEGYVKIPAGRFEFQVSGIMIEGGNDVGVDVQYPGEPSARRHHRRMLEMPGFYLMKHPVTNAQFKKFMDATQYHPADDHNFLRDWKNGNYPEGWAQKPVTWVSLEDARAYAAWAGARLPHEWEWQYAAQGTDGRLYPWGAEFDASAVPPKETGRTVRAPSDVGAYPKGASPFGVEEMVGHVWQWTDEYTDEHTRAAVLRGGSYYWPQGSAWYFPNTYKLNEHGKYLLMAPAKDRSGLIGFRCALDL
- a CDS encoding PadR family transcriptional regulator, with amino-acid sequence MPKKKTEQGPLTPAVLHILLALSTGERHGYGIMKQVEADSQGKTKMGPGTLYGSMGRMMEAGLIRESDKRVDPGMDDERRIYYELTGAGRAALEAELQRYRGVVAVAEGRTAYGH
- a CDS encoding epoxide hydrolase family protein — protein: MPTRGCEVAAKETVMTTAKLANLAGSAAIRPFQVNVPEADLIDLRRRIVATRLPEKETVGDFTQGVPLATVQKLARYWATDYDWRKIEARLNAVPNFITEIDGLDIHFIHVRSKHENALPVIISHGWPGSIVEQLKLIEPLTNPTAHGGTAVDAFDVVIPNMPGYGFSGKPTSTGWGPDRIARAWVVLMQRLGYSKFVAQGGDWGAVVVDLMGLLAPPELLGIHTNMPGVYPAEIDGSAYSGAPAPASLSADEKLAYERLQFVYQKGIGYGYQMGLRPQTLYGIADSPVGLAAYFLDHDARSLALIARVFDGESEGLTRDDILDNITIAWLTNTGVSGARLYWEFWGKGYFNAKGVSIPVAVSVFPDELYQAPRSWTERAYPNLIHFNKLPKGGHFAAWEQPKFMSEEMRAGFSSLRK
- a CDS encoding dihydrofolate reductase family protein is translated as MSKVRVAGFSVSLDGFGAGIEQSLDNPLGKRGPELFQWFFPTKTFRAMRGQEGGSTGVDDEFGRRAMENFGAFILGRNMFGPVRGPWLDDSWRGWWGPNPPYHAPTFVLTHFDREPLVMEGGTTFYFISGGIEEALKLAKQAAGDKDVKIGGGVSTVRQYLEAGLIDSLHLAVAPVVLGQGEPLFTGIDLPALGLTVSEHQATERATHVVLTRN